Proteins encoded within one genomic window of Humulus lupulus chromosome 1, drHumLupu1.1, whole genome shotgun sequence:
- the LOC133785654 gene encoding uncharacterized protein LOC133785654, protein MFYLSRIEHTLRVPPDILRRPLAEAIKVELEKLFLDKVVSNLGLCISVYDIRSIEGGFIFPSEGAATYTVVFTLIMFRPFVGEIIGAKLKESDANGLRLSLGFFDDIYVPVNLLPQPSRHEPDPRKRDRVTWIWDYNGEDFIIDWQDEIRFQVRSVNYPPVPIEQLNESKPFAPMVITGSLDFDGSGPISWWTDAEQVE, encoded by the exons ATGTTCTACCTTAGCCGAATTGAGCACACCTTGCGTGTGCCCCCTGACATTTTGAGACGACCTTTAGCTGAAGCCATTAAGGTGGAGCTTGAGAAGCTTTTTTTAGACAAG GTTGTTTCAAACTTGGGGCTTTGTATTTCTGTCTATGATATTAGATCCATTGAAGGTGGTTTTATCTTTCCTTCTGAAGGTGCTGCAACTTATACG GTGGTGTTCACCTTGATTATGTTTCGTCCCTTTGTTGGAGAGATTATTGGCGCAAAACTAAAGGAATCCGATGCTAATGGTTTACGCC TTTCTCTTGGCTTTTTTGATGACATTTATGTACCTGTCAATTTATTGCCTCAGCCATCACGCCATGAGCCTGATCCAAGAAAGAG AGACAGAGTGACATGGATATGGGACTATAATGGAGAAGATTTCATTATTGATTGGCAGGATGAG ATAAGGTTCCAAGTTCGGAGCGTAAATTATCCTCCGGTTCCAATTGAACAGCTGAATGAGTCAAAGCCATTTGCCCCTATGGTGATTACT GGGTCACTGGATTTTGATGGTTCAGGCCCTATTTCATGGTGGACTGATGCAGAACAAGTTGAGTAG